In Vibrio diazotrophicus, the following proteins share a genomic window:
- the ald gene encoding alanine dehydrogenase has translation MIIGVPKEIKNHEYRVGMIPSSVRELVSHGHQVLIETNAGHGIGISDNDYIASGASILPTAADIFAKAEMIVKVKEPQAVERALLKEGQILFTYLHLAPDFPQTEELIKSKAVCIAYETVTDNMGRLPLLAPMSEVAGRMSIQAGAQALEKSRGGCGLLLSGVPGVAPAKVVVLGGGVVGANAARMAVGLRADVTIIDKNIDTLRKLDEEFQGSAKVLFSTKDTVEQNVLNADLVIGAVLIPGAAAPKLVTKQHISQMKAGSAVVDVAIDQGGCFETSHATTHAEPTYIIDDVVHYCVANMPGAVARTSTYALNNATLPYILKLANKGYQRALLEDSGLLNGLNVIHGKVTCKAVADAFQLDYVDPRQAIEMFN, from the coding sequence ATGATCATTGGTGTACCTAAAGAAATCAAAAACCACGAATACCGTGTTGGTATGATCCCATCAAGTGTGAGAGAGCTGGTCTCTCACGGCCACCAAGTATTGATAGAAACAAATGCCGGACATGGCATTGGTATTTCCGACAACGATTACATCGCGTCGGGCGCATCCATTCTTCCTACCGCTGCCGACATATTTGCGAAAGCAGAGATGATTGTAAAGGTTAAAGAACCTCAAGCTGTAGAACGAGCATTGCTCAAAGAAGGGCAAATATTATTTACTTATTTACACCTAGCTCCAGATTTTCCACAAACTGAAGAGCTAATCAAGAGCAAAGCTGTCTGTATAGCATATGAGACTGTAACAGATAATATGGGTCGCTTACCACTATTAGCACCAATGTCTGAGGTCGCAGGCAGAATGTCTATTCAAGCGGGTGCACAGGCGTTGGAAAAATCACGTGGTGGATGTGGTTTATTGCTCAGTGGTGTACCGGGCGTTGCACCAGCGAAAGTCGTCGTTCTAGGTGGCGGTGTAGTCGGCGCAAATGCTGCGAGAATGGCGGTTGGCTTAAGGGCTGACGTTACCATCATCGACAAAAATATCGATACATTACGCAAGCTTGATGAAGAATTTCAGGGCAGCGCTAAAGTCTTATTCTCAACCAAAGATACGGTAGAACAAAATGTTCTAAATGCCGACCTAGTGATAGGCGCGGTTTTAATTCCCGGAGCTGCGGCTCCAAAGCTAGTGACAAAGCAGCACATTAGCCAGATGAAAGCAGGCTCTGCCGTAGTCGATGTTGCCATTGACCAAGGTGGTTGCTTCGAAACGTCTCATGCCACTACGCACGCAGAACCAACATACATTATCGATGATGTGGTCCACTATTGCGTAGCAAACATGCCGGGAGCGGTCGCGAGAACCTCTACCTACGCGCTAAACAATGCGACGCTACCTTATATCCTTAAACTCGCGAACAAAGGGTATCAAAGAGCATTACTTGAGGATTCAGGGTTACTTAATGGGTTAAATGTTATTCACGGTAAAGTGACCTGTAAAGCAGTCGCCGATGCCTTCCAGCTTGACTACGTAGATCCTAGACAAGCGATAGAAATGTTTAATTGA
- the lrp gene encoding leucine-responsive transcriptional regulator Lrp: MADNYKRPSKDLDRIDRNILNELQKDGRISNVELSKRVGLSPTPCLERVRRLERQGYITGYTALLNPQYLDASLLVFVEITLNRGAPDVFEQFNTAVQKLDDIQECHLVSGDFDYLLKTRVSDMGAYRKLLGDTLLRLPGVNDTRTYVVMEEVKQTNQLVIKTR; encoded by the coding sequence ATGGCAGACAACTATAAAAGGCCGTCCAAGGATCTTGATCGTATCGACCGCAACATCTTGAATGAGTTGCAGAAAGACGGTCGTATTTCGAACGTTGAATTATCTAAGCGAGTAGGTCTATCTCCAACGCCGTGCTTGGAGCGTGTACGTCGCTTAGAACGTCAGGGATACATTACTGGATATACAGCGTTATTAAACCCTCAGTACCTTGATGCATCACTATTGGTTTTTGTAGAAATTACTCTAAACCGTGGTGCGCCAGACGTGTTTGAACAGTTTAATACTGCAGTACAAAAACTGGATGATATTCAAGAATGTCATTTGGTTTCAGGTGATTTCGACTACTTGTTGAAAACTCGTGTATCAGACATGGGTGCTTACCGTAAGTTACTTGGGGATACCTTGTTGCGTTTACCTGGTGTAAACGACACTCGAACCTACGTAGTAATGGAAGAAGTTAAACAAACCAATCAGTTAGTCATTAAAACTCGTTAA
- a CDS encoding DNA translocase FtsK, giving the protein MFKENKNKVETIIKTSEEFDSGRLDGIQRLKECGLILAVLASILLAVALFTFSPADPSWSQTAWGSDIQNGGGIVGAWVADTLFFVFGSLAYPLPIILTAGAWVVFRKRREDESIDLMLWGTRLLGLVVLLLTSCGLADINFDDIWYFSSGGVVGDVLTSLALPTLNVLGATLALLFFWGAGFTLLTGISWLSIVERLGDSSIAGLHWVLNRMRGEKDEIIEPQLTPPSLIEPIQTQALEPADETLDSVESISAVPQETEYESQPTERRFNIHMPKEEPVSRFIAEEEESLSTPLSPAPNYNYDEDEEIPPRSKQLSATIEELDMVARESDDFAQDDVPSSSEPEHDRFIDQIDIADEPPVDARQLENVVNAVELEDDIHIEPTISNFDVLDDDEDEWQPQSAQSEYDIDDYEDEDSDESEQDKDLTAFQSLVSEAQANMAGQQNPFLMQKDVNLPKPAEPMPTLELLYHPEKRENFIDRAALEEIARLVEAKLADYKIQAEVVDIFPGPVITRFELDLAPGVKVSRISSLSMDLARSLSAMAVRVVEVIPGKPYVGLELPNMSRQTVYLSDVISSPQFKESKSPTTIVLGQDIAGEAVVADLSKMPHVLVAGTTGSGKSVGVNVMILSMLYKSTPEDVRFIMIDPKMLELSIYEGIPHLLSEVVTDMKDASNALRWCVGEMERRYKLMSVLGVRNIKGFNDKLKMAAEAGHPIHDPLWKEGDSMDAEAPLLEKLPYIVVVVDEFADLMMVVGKKVEELIARLAQKARAAGIHLILATQRPSVDVITGLIKANIPTRVAFTVSTKTDSRTILDQGGAESLLGMGDMLYLPPGSSHTIRVHGAFASDDDVHAVVNNWKARGKPNYISDIISGDQSPEMMLPGERMESDEEVDPLFDQVVEHVVETRRGSVSGVQRRFKIGYNRAARIVEQLEAQGIVSAPGHNGNREVLSPAPIRD; this is encoded by the coding sequence ATGTTCAAAGAGAACAAAAATAAAGTCGAAACAATTATCAAAACGAGTGAAGAGTTTGACTCTGGACGTTTGGATGGTATTCAAAGACTTAAAGAGTGCGGGCTGATACTGGCTGTTCTGGCTTCTATTTTATTAGCAGTAGCACTGTTCACATTTAGTCCTGCCGATCCCTCATGGTCTCAAACTGCATGGGGTTCTGATATTCAAAACGGTGGCGGAATTGTCGGCGCTTGGGTCGCTGACACGTTATTTTTTGTCTTCGGTTCACTTGCTTATCCTTTACCCATTATTTTAACCGCTGGTGCGTGGGTGGTATTTCGTAAACGCCGTGAAGATGAAAGCATTGATTTAATGCTTTGGGGAACGCGCTTGCTTGGGCTAGTGGTCCTTTTGTTAACCAGCTGTGGGTTGGCGGACATTAATTTTGACGACATCTGGTACTTTTCGTCTGGTGGTGTTGTCGGTGACGTTCTTACTAGCTTAGCTTTGCCTACGCTAAACGTTCTGGGAGCTACGTTGGCCTTGCTTTTCTTTTGGGGCGCAGGTTTTACACTATTAACAGGCATTTCATGGCTGAGTATCGTAGAAAGACTAGGCGACTCTAGTATCGCAGGTCTTCATTGGGTACTTAATCGCATGCGTGGTGAAAAAGACGAAATCATTGAACCTCAACTAACGCCGCCATCGCTTATAGAACCTATTCAGACCCAAGCGTTAGAACCAGCAGATGAAACTCTCGATTCTGTTGAAAGCATTTCTGCTGTTCCTCAGGAGACAGAATACGAGTCTCAGCCAACAGAACGTCGCTTCAATATTCATATGCCGAAAGAAGAGCCAGTGAGCCGTTTTATAGCTGAGGAGGAAGAATCCTTATCAACGCCACTCTCTCCAGCTCCTAATTATAATTATGACGAGGATGAGGAAATTCCTCCTCGTAGTAAGCAACTGTCAGCAACAATTGAAGAGCTCGATATGGTTGCCCGTGAATCGGATGACTTTGCTCAAGATGATGTTCCCTCTAGCTCTGAGCCTGAACACGATCGATTCATTGACCAGATAGATATTGCTGACGAACCACCAGTAGATGCACGCCAACTTGAAAATGTAGTGAATGCCGTAGAGTTGGAAGATGACATTCACATTGAACCCACAATTTCTAACTTTGATGTTCTCGATGATGACGAGGACGAATGGCAACCTCAGTCTGCGCAGTCTGAATATGACATTGATGATTATGAAGATGAAGACAGCGATGAGTCAGAACAAGATAAAGATCTCACGGCTTTCCAGAGTTTAGTGTCAGAAGCTCAGGCAAATATGGCAGGGCAACAAAACCCATTCCTGATGCAAAAAGACGTGAATTTGCCAAAACCTGCAGAGCCAATGCCCACACTGGAACTGCTGTATCATCCAGAGAAACGTGAAAACTTCATTGATAGAGCAGCTTTGGAAGAGATCGCTCGCTTGGTCGAAGCCAAGTTGGCGGATTATAAGATACAAGCGGAAGTGGTCGATATCTTCCCTGGGCCAGTTATCACGCGTTTTGAACTAGATTTGGCTCCGGGTGTTAAGGTTAGCCGCATTTCGAGCTTGTCGATGGATTTAGCTCGTTCTCTGTCTGCCATGGCAGTACGTGTGGTTGAAGTTATACCGGGTAAACCATACGTCGGTCTGGAATTACCGAATATGAGCCGCCAAACCGTGTATTTGTCTGACGTTATAAGCAGCCCTCAGTTTAAAGAGTCTAAATCTCCGACCACAATCGTACTAGGGCAGGATATTGCAGGTGAAGCTGTGGTCGCCGATCTTTCCAAAATGCCTCATGTGCTTGTTGCGGGTACAACAGGCTCAGGTAAATCGGTGGGCGTGAACGTCATGATTCTAAGTATGTTGTATAAGTCGACACCGGAAGATGTTCGTTTCATCATGATTGACCCGAAAATGTTGGAGCTTTCTATTTATGAAGGTATCCCGCATTTGCTGTCTGAAGTAGTGACAGACATGAAAGACGCATCGAATGCATTGCGTTGGTGTGTTGGCGAAATGGAACGTCGATACAAGCTTATGTCTGTATTAGGTGTGCGAAACATTAAAGGTTTCAATGACAAACTGAAAATGGCCGCTGAAGCTGGTCACCCGATTCACGACCCATTGTGGAAAGAAGGTGACAGTATGGATGCGGAAGCGCCACTGCTTGAGAAGTTACCTTACATTGTTGTGGTCGTGGATGAGTTCGCAGACTTAATGATGGTGGTGGGCAAGAAAGTTGAAGAGCTGATCGCTCGCCTTGCTCAGAAAGCTCGTGCCGCGGGTATTCACCTGATATTGGCAACACAACGCCCTTCTGTTGATGTTATTACAGGCCTAATCAAAGCGAATATTCCAACTCGCGTAGCGTTTACGGTATCGACTAAGACTGACTCTCGAACCATTCTAGATCAAGGTGGCGCGGAATCGCTGCTTGGTATGGGTGATATGCTTTATCTGCCTCCGGGTTCCAGTCATACAATACGTGTGCATGGTGCATTCGCATCCGATGATGATGTACATGCTGTGGTGAACAACTGGAAAGCGCGCGGTAAACCAAACTACATCAGTGACATTATCAGTGGCGATCAAAGCCCAGAGATGATGCTACCGGGTGAAAGAATGGAAAGTGATGAAGAGGTTGACCCTCTGTTTGATCAGGTAGTAGAACACGTTGTAGAAACGCGTCGAGGTTCTGTTTCTGGCGTACAGCGTCGCTTTAAAATTGGTTACAACCGAGCAGCGCGTATTGTCGAACAGCTGGAAGCTCAGGGAATAGTGAGTGCTCCGGGTCACAATGGTAACCGTGAAGTTCTTTCTCCAGCACCAATCAGAGATTAA
- the dsbB gene encoding disulfide bond formation protein DsbB: protein MLGFVLFFEACALFFQHVLVLAPCVMCIYERVAMLGIGGAAIVGLIAPKNPLFRWLGFAGWGYSAHQGLKLSLQHVQYQFHPSPFATCDVFVQFPSWAPLNQWFPWMFEAYGDCSEIVWQFFDLSMPQWLVVIFAANLFVLAVIVISQFFKEKRRFFS from the coding sequence TTGTTGGGATTTGTGCTGTTTTTTGAAGCGTGTGCGCTTTTCTTCCAGCATGTGTTGGTGTTAGCACCATGCGTGATGTGTATTTATGAACGCGTTGCGATGTTGGGAATCGGTGGCGCTGCAATTGTGGGATTAATTGCACCTAAGAATCCACTGTTTCGTTGGTTAGGCTTTGCGGGGTGGGGTTACAGCGCCCACCAAGGTTTAAAGCTTTCGCTCCAGCACGTTCAATATCAGTTTCACCCGTCTCCTTTTGCCACCTGCGATGTGTTTGTTCAATTCCCGAGCTGGGCACCACTAAACCAATGGTTCCCTTGGATGTTCGAAGCCTATGGCGACTGTAGTGAGATCGTTTGGCAGTTCTTCGATTTATCAATGCCTCAATGGCTAGTCGTTATCTTTGCCGCTAACCTGTTTGTACTTGCGGTCATTGTTATCTCCCAGTTTTTTAAAGAGAAAAGACGATTCTTCAGCTAA
- the nhaB gene encoding Na(+)/H(+) antiporter NhaB, whose protein sequence is MPMSLGNAFIKNFLGKAPDWYKVAIIAFLIINPIVFFFINPFIAGWLLVIEFIFTLAMALKCYPLQPGGLLAIEAIAIGMTSPGQVKHELVANIEVLLLLVFMVAGIYFMKNLLLFIFTKILLGIRSKVALSVAFCITAAFLSAFLDALTVIAVIISVAVGFYSIYHKVASGKTFNSSHDHTHDEHISELTRDDLENYRGFLRSLLMHAGVGTALGGVMTMVGEPQNLIIADQAGWFFGEFLIRMAPVTVPVFFCGIITCVLVEKFKVFGYGSELPANVRQILIDFDTEERKTRTNQDVAKLWVQGIIAVWLIVGLALHLAAVGLIGLSVIILATAFTGVIEEHSMGKAFEEALPFTALLAVFFSIVAVIIDQHLFKPIIDAVLHIEDSGTQLALFYVANGLLSMVSDNVFVGTVYINEVKEAMVQGIITRDQFDLLAVAINTGTNLPSVATPNGQAAFLFLLTSALAPLIRLSYGRMVVMALPYTIVLTLVGLAGIIFLAEPMTHMFYDLGWLSHHPISAVGSLAPEGH, encoded by the coding sequence ATGCCGATGTCCCTTGGAAACGCTTTTATCAAGAATTTCCTAGGAAAAGCACCTGATTGGTACAAAGTTGCCATAATTGCCTTTCTTATAATTAATCCAATCGTTTTCTTTTTTATCAATCCGTTTATTGCCGGCTGGCTACTTGTCATTGAATTTATTTTCACTTTGGCAATGGCACTTAAGTGCTATCCGCTTCAACCTGGCGGTTTATTGGCAATAGAAGCAATTGCGATTGGGATGACTAGCCCAGGTCAAGTAAAACACGAATTAGTTGCCAATATTGAAGTACTGCTTCTACTGGTATTTATGGTTGCAGGTATCTACTTCATGAAGAACCTGCTGCTGTTTATATTCACTAAAATACTGCTTGGTATCCGTTCAAAAGTTGCCCTTTCCGTTGCGTTTTGCATTACTGCGGCATTTTTGTCCGCTTTCTTAGATGCTCTAACCGTTATTGCTGTGATTATTAGTGTCGCTGTTGGTTTCTACTCTATTTATCATAAAGTTGCTTCAGGGAAGACATTCAACTCATCACATGACCACACTCATGATGAACACATTTCAGAACTGACTCGTGATGATTTAGAGAACTACCGTGGCTTTTTGCGTTCACTATTAATGCATGCAGGTGTGGGTACCGCTTTAGGTGGCGTAATGACTATGGTTGGTGAGCCTCAGAACCTTATCATTGCAGATCAGGCTGGCTGGTTCTTCGGTGAGTTCTTAATCCGCATGGCTCCTGTCACTGTCCCAGTATTTTTCTGCGGCATTATTACCTGCGTATTAGTCGAGAAATTTAAAGTGTTCGGCTACGGCAGTGAGCTACCAGCCAACGTTCGACAAATTCTTATCGATTTTGACACTGAAGAGCGTAAAACGCGTACTAATCAAGATGTCGCTAAACTTTGGGTACAAGGCATCATCGCAGTTTGGCTAATTGTAGGTTTAGCTCTTCACTTAGCAGCCGTTGGTCTTATTGGACTTTCCGTTATTATTCTAGCAACTGCATTTACTGGTGTTATCGAAGAACACTCAATGGGTAAAGCGTTTGAAGAAGCATTGCCATTTACCGCCCTACTGGCCGTGTTCTTCTCGATTGTTGCGGTAATCATTGACCAACACTTGTTCAAGCCAATCATCGATGCAGTGCTTCACATTGAAGACAGTGGCACACAGCTAGCCTTGTTCTATGTAGCAAATGGCTTGTTATCCATGGTTTCGGACAATGTGTTTGTTGGTACTGTGTACATCAACGAAGTCAAAGAAGCTATGGTTCAGGGAATTATTACCCGCGATCAATTCGATTTGCTCGCCGTTGCTATTAACACTGGTACTAACCTACCATCTGTTGCGACACCAAACGGTCAAGCCGCATTCCTGTTCTTGCTAACTTCAGCATTGGCTCCGTTAATTCGTCTATCTTACGGTCGAATGGTAGTGATGGCGCTGCCATATACCATAGTACTTACATTGGTAGGCCTAGCTGGCATAATCTTCCTAGCCGAGCCAATGACGCATATGTTCTACGATTTAGGCTGGCTTTCTCATCATCCTATTAGTGCCGTTGGTAGCCTTGCTCCAGAAGGACATTAA
- the fadR gene encoding fatty acid metabolism transcriptional regulator FadR — MVIKAKSPAGFAEKYIIESIWNGRFPPGSILPAERELSELIGVTRTTLREVLQRLARDGWLTIQHGKPTKVNQFMETSGLHILDTLMTLDADNATSIVEDLLAARTNISPIFMRYAFKVNKENSERTITNVIESCEALLAAESWDAFMASWPFAEKLQQHVKDDGEKDEEKRQSVLIAKTFNYYDYMLFQRLAFHSGNQIYGLIFNGVRKLYDRVGSYYFSNPEARERSLAFYRELLAICCSGDREQLPGVIRHYGIDSAQIWNKMKDTLPSNFTEDDS; from the coding sequence ATGGTTATTAAGGCAAAAAGCCCAGCAGGTTTCGCAGAAAAATACATCATCGAAAGCATTTGGAACGGTCGTTTCCCACCTGGCTCCATTCTTCCTGCAGAGCGTGAACTCTCTGAACTTATAGGTGTTACTCGAACAACGTTACGTGAAGTTCTTCAGCGTTTGGCTCGAGATGGTTGGTTGACTATTCAACATGGTAAACCAACGAAAGTGAACCAGTTCATGGAAACATCTGGTTTACATATTTTAGATACGTTAATGACGTTAGATGCAGACAATGCAACCAGTATTGTTGAAGACCTACTAGCGGCTCGTACAAATATCAGCCCTATCTTTATGCGTTATGCATTTAAGGTAAATAAAGAGAATTCAGAACGTACAATTACTAATGTGATTGAGTCGTGTGAAGCGCTTCTGGCTGCTGAGTCATGGGATGCATTTATGGCATCTTGGCCATTTGCAGAGAAGTTACAGCAGCATGTTAAAGATGACGGTGAGAAAGACGAAGAAAAGCGTCAGTCAGTGTTGATTGCTAAGACTTTTAACTATTACGACTACATGTTGTTTCAGCGTTTAGCATTCCATTCTGGTAACCAAATCTACGGTTTGATTTTTAACGGTGTGAGAAAACTTTACGACCGTGTGGGAAGTTATTATTTCTCGAATCCAGAAGCTCGAGAACGCTCTCTGGCGTTTTATCGAGAACTATTGGCGATTTGCTGCTCGGGCGATCGAGAGCAGCTACCGGGTGTGATTCGTCACTATGGCATTGATAGTGCTCAGATCTGGAACAAGATGAAAGATACTCTGCCATCGAACTTCACTGAAGACGATTCCTAA
- a CDS encoding DUF1887 family protein, whose amino-acid sequence MAVHVGIIDQDPVRLVTPLLDNRTASRHIVFVGDSSQEAMYLRLNKVLNQRDITSEFFEIPAGSNVAEIKKAVNVLADDLKQRNLPIKLNASCGLRHRLLCVYEVFRTYHWPIFVVEPNSDCLCWLYPDGNTDTQVQDHITISDYLTIFGARGEFSEHNIPPQLDEKLYNLGERWAGNALELGPGLATLNYLATTCRKEQRLDVELSEKQQGYRELNMLLNDLVETEIATYENGVLTFANEDARRFSNGEWLETLVHSTVKQIQDDLPTIQDRSLNVQVYRQLGEKEVRNELDIATVVNNKLYIIECKTKGMRDDGDDTLYKLESLRDLLGGLQARAMLVSFRPLRHNDITRAEDLGLALIGPEELKDLKTHLTAWFKQAGGRENI is encoded by the coding sequence ATGGCTGTTCATGTTGGCATTATTGACCAAGACCCCGTCCGTCTGGTTACCCCACTTTTAGATAACAGAACTGCAAGTCGTCATATTGTTTTTGTTGGGGATAGCTCGCAAGAAGCAATGTATCTTCGCCTGAACAAAGTACTGAACCAGCGAGATATCACTTCAGAGTTTTTCGAAATTCCGGCAGGGTCTAACGTTGCCGAGATCAAGAAAGCGGTAAATGTTCTTGCTGATGACTTAAAGCAACGCAACCTGCCGATCAAACTGAATGCAAGTTGCGGTCTCAGACACAGACTTCTTTGTGTTTACGAAGTATTCCGTACCTACCACTGGCCCATTTTCGTCGTAGAACCTAACAGCGACTGTTTGTGCTGGCTCTATCCGGATGGTAATACAGATACTCAAGTGCAAGACCACATCACCATCTCTGATTACCTGACCATATTCGGTGCTCGTGGTGAGTTCAGTGAACATAACATCCCACCTCAGTTGGATGAAAAACTGTATAACTTGGGTGAACGTTGGGCGGGTAATGCTTTAGAACTTGGTCCTGGCTTAGCAACACTGAACTATCTAGCAACAACATGTCGTAAAGAGCAGCGGTTAGATGTAGAGCTTTCTGAAAAACAGCAAGGCTATCGTGAACTAAACATGTTATTGAATGACTTGGTTGAAACAGAGATTGCCACCTATGAAAATGGTGTTCTCACGTTTGCAAACGAAGACGCACGTCGATTTTCGAACGGCGAATGGTTAGAAACTCTTGTACACAGCACTGTTAAGCAGATTCAAGATGACTTACCGACCATTCAGGATCGTTCTTTAAACGTTCAGGTTTACCGTCAGTTGGGTGAGAAAGAAGTTCGTAACGAGCTGGACATCGCAACCGTTGTTAACAACAAGCTGTATATCATTGAGTGCAAAACCAAAGGTATGCGTGATGATGGTGATGACACCTTGTATAAACTGGAATCTCTAAGAGACTTGCTCGGAGGATTACAGGCACGAGCGATGTTAGTAAGCTTCAGACCTCTACGCCATAACGATATTACTCGAGCGGAAGATCTTGGGCTCGCATTAATCGGCCCTGAAGAGCTAAAAGATCTCAAAACACACCTTACAGCTTGGTTTAAGCAAGCCGGTGGCAGAGAAAACATATAG
- a CDS encoding methyl-accepting chemotaxis protein yields MQGSVIRRMYAGFALIIVMFAVTVAIMMSGMNQIHSNFESVSKTALPLVSLSNQTSVQLLSADKSFKDFLTTQNLERMDEIRSSFVSAKDKFSETLNQLQEASVSHSDLIERVETLKQLEDRYFTEADKAMNNYQAMFDAQAKVQKSTREFQRLQAELSAGMKEAVDGENNISVKVMAKSYFIKLRDAEVITSDALASSDVAFVEKAVALNKKAVTHLNYAYRGLVTQLPGLKSVFEKKVEQFTQDIGKKGGVLDQHNEYLKARAALYENIGNLAAEIDNAMTILDSFNEAATNDLNGSLVEAGDVYQQGLYKAVGIGIAVLVVAIAIGYHLAQSVREPLKRILTTLESLTDGDMTQRIDIRYNNEFSRVSGHINTLADSLHDILKKLNQASDALTSTANNNQATSQGAQSQLNNQREQTASVATAMTEMAHSVGEVANSAQSSLQMVQQVETASESGRVIMSQNISTINQLEARLNESVEATNDLRRMSSQIGSILDVIRNIAEQTNLLALNAAIEAARAGEQGRGFAVVADEVRVLAQRTTESTAEIENMISNLQSSSTSASKVIESCMKDMEQSVEQASNANSAMEEIQALIIEISQMSTHISQAAAEQNETTTSIARSIEDINLISDESYRAMAEIADNSTNLTQLAAQQSSLVHRFKL; encoded by the coding sequence ATGCAAGGTTCCGTAATAAGACGGATGTATGCTGGTTTTGCATTAATTATCGTCATGTTCGCTGTAACAGTTGCCATCATGATGAGCGGAATGAACCAAATTCATTCTAATTTTGAAAGTGTATCGAAAACAGCTCTTCCGCTTGTTTCTTTATCCAATCAAACTAGCGTTCAGTTATTGTCTGCAGACAAATCATTTAAGGACTTTCTGACCACTCAGAACCTTGAACGAATGGACGAAATTCGCAGTTCGTTTGTTTCTGCCAAGGACAAGTTCAGCGAAACATTAAATCAGCTACAGGAAGCCAGTGTTTCACACTCCGATCTGATTGAGCGCGTCGAAACGCTTAAACAATTAGAAGACCGTTATTTCACCGAAGCCGATAAAGCGATGAATAATTATCAGGCAATGTTTGATGCGCAAGCTAAGGTACAAAAATCAACTCGAGAGTTCCAACGCTTACAGGCAGAGCTGAGCGCTGGCATGAAAGAAGCCGTTGACGGTGAAAACAATATTTCAGTCAAAGTGATGGCGAAAAGTTACTTCATTAAACTTCGCGATGCCGAGGTAATCACTTCAGATGCGTTGGCAAGTAGTGATGTCGCTTTTGTTGAAAAAGCTGTAGCACTGAACAAAAAAGCGGTGACTCATCTGAACTACGCATATCGCGGTCTGGTAACTCAACTTCCAGGTCTTAAAAGTGTATTTGAAAAGAAAGTTGAGCAATTTACTCAAGACATCGGCAAGAAAGGCGGCGTACTTGACCAACACAACGAATATCTTAAAGCTCGTGCTGCACTCTATGAAAACATTGGTAACCTTGCGGCAGAAATCGATAACGCAATGACCATTTTGGATTCATTTAACGAAGCCGCGACCAACGATCTAAACGGCTCATTGGTTGAAGCGGGTGATGTTTATCAACAAGGTCTCTACAAAGCAGTTGGTATTGGTATTGCTGTACTTGTTGTTGCCATCGCTATTGGCTACCACTTAGCTCAAAGTGTACGTGAACCTCTGAAACGCATTCTTACCACACTAGAAAGCTTAACTGATGGTGATATGACGCAACGTATCGATATTCGTTACAACAACGAATTCAGTCGTGTGAGTGGTCATATCAATACCCTCGCAGATAGCCTGCATGACATTCTGAAAAAGCTCAACCAAGCATCAGATGCCCTAACGTCTACAGCAAACAACAACCAAGCAACATCACAAGGCGCACAGTCTCAGCTAAACAATCAACGTGAACAAACGGCGAGCGTTGCAACAGCAATGACAGAGATGGCGCATTCAGTGGGTGAAGTAGCAAATAGTGCTCAAAGCTCTCTGCAGATGGTTCAGCAAGTTGAAACCGCCTCTGAATCGGGTCGAGTAATCATGAGCCAAAACATTTCGACCATTAACCAGTTGGAAGCTCGATTGAATGAATCAGTGGAGGCTACTAACGATCTACGCCGAATGAGCAGCCAAATTGGCAGCATTCTCGATGTAATTCGCAACATCGCAGAGCAAACCAACCTACTTGCACTAAACGCCGCGATTGAAGCAGCGCGTGCGGGTGAGCAAGGTCGAGGTTTTGCTGTGGTTGCTGATGAAGTACGTGTTCTTGCACAACGCACGACCGAATCAACCGCTGAAATCGAGAATATGATCAGTAACCTTCAATCAAGCTCTACTTCAGCAAGTAAAGTGATCGAAAGCTGTATGAAAGATATGGAGCAATCTGTTGAGCAAGCGTCAAATGCCAACAGCGCAATGGAAGAGATACAAGCACTCATCATAGAAATCAGTCAGATGAGTACGCATATTTCACAAGCAGCAGCAGAACAAAACGAGACAACAACAAGTATTGCCCGCAGTATTGAGGACATCAACTTGATCTCTGATGAGAGCTATCGTGCAATGGCTGAAATTGCAGATAACAGCACGAACTTAACCCAACTAGCAGCACAGCAAAGTTCGTTAGTACACAGATTTAAATTGTAA